DNA sequence from the Halorussus limi genome:
CATCTCCTTCGAGTAGCCCTCGATTTCCTGCACCGAGGTCACGCGGCGCAGCACGTCGTCGCCCTGCTTGACCCGGTTCTGGAACAGCGCCACGTCGGCGTTGTCCATGAACGTCTCGGGGATGTTGATGGGGTCGCCGGTGAACCGCTGAATCATCGAGACGATGTCGCTGGCGTGGAACGTCAGCATCACGGGGTGGCCGGTCTGGGCCGCCTGGAACGCCATGCGACCCTCCTCGCCACGGACCTCACCCACGATGATGTAGTCGGGACGAGAACGGAGCGCGGCCGCGACGAGGTCGAACATGTCCACGTCGGTGCTGTCCTCGCCGCCGCCCTCGCGGGTGAGGAGCTGCTGCCACGTGTCGTGGGGCGGCAGCACCTCGGCGGTGTCCTCCGCGGTGTAAATCTTACTGTCGCGGGGGATGAACGACATGATGCAGTTCAGGGTCGTGGTCTTCCCGGACGCCGTCTCCCCGACCACGAACACGGTCTGCTCGTTCTCCAGACAGAGCCAGAGGTACGCCGCCAGTTTGGGCGACAGCGTTCCCCACTTGGTAATCTGGGCGACCGACAGCGGCGTCCCCTCGCCCTGACGGATAGTGAGGCTCGGCCCCTTCAGACTCACGTCGTCGGAGTAGATGATGTTGATACGCGACCCGTCCGGCAGGGTCGAGTCGACGATTGGGTCGGAGTCGCTCACGGGGTCCCCGATTCGCTCGCCCATGTTTCGCAGCCAGTTGTCGAACCGGTCGGGCGACCCGAAGTCCACGCTGGTCCCGAGCATGCCGAACGTGCCGTGGTCGACGTACGTCTCGTGGGGACCGATGACGTGGATGTCCTCGTTGGCCGGGTCGCGCATGATGGGTTCGAGCGGACCGAAGCCGACGATGTCCCGGTTGAGTCGGTACCGGATGTTCTCGTAGGTCTGTTCGGACACCTCGTAGGTCCCGATGTTGGTGAAGTCCTTGACGTACCGCACGATGTCGTCGGTCGAGAACGTCCGGACGTTGTGCTTGAAGTCGTTGTACGAGACGTCCTTTATCCAGTCGAGAATCTGCTGTGCCGAGACGTTCTGGAGGTTACCCCTACCGCCACCGCCGTTGTTGCCGTTGTTGACTAGCACCGTGTCGTCCAGCAGTTCCTCGATGCGGTCGTCGTACTCGCCCTCGTCCTGCGGCGCGGGCTTCTTGACGCTCTTTTCGAGAATCTCACCCCGGACCTTGCCGAACAGTTCCTGTTCGGTTCCCGATAGTTCCGGTTCGACCGCGTAGTACTCGGTGTCTTGGCCCACGTCGCCGTAGACGTGACAGTAGATGGGACCACCGACCGGGTAGATGACGTTGGGCTTGTCCGCCTCCCACTCGTCGTCCGGTTCGTCGATGAGTCTGGGGAACTCGCCGGTGAACTGCTTGAACCGCTTGAGATAGTCCCGCAGGTGGGGTCGCCGCATGGCGACCTCCCGAAGGTCGTCCTGAATCTGCGCGGTCCCGTGCTCTGTCATGGTAGGGGTCGTTACGCGACGCTACGGCTCTCGATGACGATTCCGGCGTCGGCCCGCACGGAGAACCCGATGGTGTCGCCGACCTGCTCGCCCATCCCGGCGAAGCGCTTCACCGAGATGTTGCGGCGCACGTCGTTGCCGACCTCGACCATCTGGAGTTCCATGAACACGTCGGCGATGGCTCGGAACGGCCCGATGGCCTCCTCGTCCACCGTCGAGGGGTCCACCGTGAGGACGATGACCTGCCCCTGGGACACGAGGTCACGGAAGAACGAGATGATTTCGAGGGCGGCCTGTCGCTCCTCGTTCTGGCGAATCAGCGCCTCGAACTTGGGGTCGTTGCGGAGGATGGCGTCGAACGTGTCGATGACGATGACGTCGGCCTGCCACATCGCCTCGGCGTTCATCAGCCGATTCAGCAGTTCCTTGCGGTTGCCCTCCTCGTCCTCGGCGGGCGCGGTCAGCCGACCGCCGCCGGTGTCCACGTCGGCGTGGAGAAAGAGGAGGCGTTCGTCGAGGAGGTGGTCCTCCACGCCGTACGACAGCGAGTGCATCTGGTCGATGAACCCGCCGATGGTCAGTTCGGTCGAGAGCAGGGTGACCGAGTGGCCCGTCTCGCAGAGCCCGTAACTGAACCGCTGGCTGATGGCCGACTTTCCGGCCCCGTAGTCGCCCTCGATGAGGACGATGGAACCGCGGGGGACGCCGCCGCCCAGTTCGTGGTTCAAACGGTCGTGGTCTTCCAAGCCGAGGGAGTAGAGATTATCGTGACTCATGTTCTGAACTGAAGCACCTCCTTGTCACCGTTGACGATGACGACGACTCGATGGTCTGAGTCGGCGTCGAGCGACTGAGAGATTTCGAGTTTCGCGACGTTGCCGACGCGCCACGCCGACCCGTCGAGGACGGTGATACCGACGTTCGTCTGGTATCTGCCGTCCACTAAGACTTCGATTTGGTCACTCTCCGCTTCGAGTGACCGTGACCCTGTGTTCTTTACCAACACCGTGACGTTCTCGTTCCCGGAGGCGTTGTACACCGCACCGCTACCGGGGTCGCTGATGATGGAGATGTCCGTACGGATGTCGCCGCTCACGTCGACGCTCCGCTCGCCGAGCGCCGAGGAGAGTCGTTGGACGCCCTGCGTGAACGTGCCGGCCACGCTCGCGGCGATGATGAGACTGGCTATGAACAGGATGAGGTGTGAACTGGAGACGCTCGCCACTCAGACCACCTCCGAGTCGGCGACTCCCGGTCCGGTCACGACCTTCACCCTGTCGGGATTGGTCTCGACCGAGAGGTTGAAGTGCAACGTCTCGCCGGGAAGCCAGATGTCGGTCTCGTTGTTGCCGTTCACTTCCAGCGTCTCCATGTTCGAACTCGTGTGGTTGGTGTAATTTCCACCTATAAGAATGTCGGTGTCATCTACCGACAAGGTCGTGGAACCGGCGTTGTTGACTGTCACGTTCACGTAGCGCTGTCCGCCCCTATCGACGAGCGACGCGTTGCCGATATCTATCGCGGTGTTCTGGCGTGCGAGCGCGTCCTCGCCGTTCGCCTCGTAGGCGTCGTTGACCCGCTCGAAGCCGTTGTTCGCCGTCGTGTAGGCGATACCGAAGCTGATGAAGATGCCGAGGAACAGGACGACCGTCGCGCCGCTAACGCTGAATCCCATCGCGCCCACCTCGAATCCGCGAACAGTGTTCGACTATCTTCCGCTGGACCGCGTCGCCGGTGAGCTGGCTGAGGAAGGTGAGGCTCTGGATGTGGTCGTCGACTTCGAGCGTCGCGGGGCCGGTCTCCTCGGTGTCGACCGACTCCACGTCGGCGAACCCGCTCACGAACGCCAGCAGTTCCTCCTCGACCGACTCGCTGATCCACCCGATGTCGCTGTAGTACTCGATGGTTCGGACCGCGTCCTCCGGCCCGAACTCGCTCACGAGGAACTCCAGCCACTCCATCACGACGAGGTCCGAGACGTAGCCGTTCGGGAGTTCCGCGAGGTACGGCTTGCCGCCCCGGCCCGAGTTCGCGGGCGTCGCGGGGTCGGCGGTCGCGGGTTGTGCGTCGGCGGGTTCCTCGAACTCGAAGTCGCCGTCTTCCGAGTCGTCGGTCTCGATAGTCGGTTCGGGGTCCGGGTCGAGGTCGGCCGGCGGTTCGTCTCCGGCCTCTTCGCCCTCCTCCGCCCAGTCGGCGTCGCCCGACTCGTACTCCTCTTTGAGTTCCGCGAACGTCGAGCCACCGGCCTGTCCGCCTTCGCCGTCGTCGTCGGCGTCGTCCGCGGTCGAACCTTCGTCGTCGAGCGCCTCGTCCGGCGACTCGAAGCCGAGGTCGTCGGCCGCGTCGTCTTCGAAGTCGTCCTCCCCGTCGCCGAACTCGTCACCGTCCTCCTCGAAATCGTCCTCCTCGTCGAAGTCGTCGTCGAAGAAGCTCTCGGCCTCGGCGTCGGCCACGTCTTCGCTGAGGTCTTCCTCTTCCTCTTCTTCCTCCTCGCCGTCGAACAGGCCGAAGCCACCGCCGCCGTCACCGCCTAAGGCGTCACCGCCCGCACCCATGCCGCCCTGTTGAACGTCGTCCACGAACGGGTTGACACCGCGCGTCACCATCTCGTAGATTTCGAGGAGTTTGCGGACGTTCTCCTCGGTCTCGTCGACCTTCGAGGATATCTGTTCGTTCTCGCTCCGGACCGTCCCGACCGTCGAGGAGATTTCGGCGACCTCGTTTTCGAGTTCGTCGATCCGGTTTTCGAGTTCCTGCGTCGGCCCGCTTCCGCCGCCGCCCATGGCGAACTCGTCGTCGCCGCCCCCGTCGCCCCAGTCGTCCATCTCCCCGTCCATCCCCATGCCGTCGTCCATACCGCCGAAGTCGTCGTCCATCTCCCCGCCCATGCCGTCGCCACCCATACCGTCGCCGCCCATGCCGTCGCCGAAGAGGTCGTCATCGCCACCGCCGCCGGAGCCGTCGGCGTCGGCGCTCTCGCCCTCCTCTTCGTCCATGAAATCCATGATTCCCATGCCGACCAAGCCCGTCCCGAGGAGGTGAACGAACTGGTCGCTGAGACCGATAAGTTTCATTATCGACAACAGCGAACTTCCAGCACATTAATCTTCCCCCTGAGTTATCAGCTCTGATACTCGCCGACGAGAACGTCGAAACGCCGATGGAGGACTTCTGTGTCCCGTTTCCGAGACACTACTACTGAACAGATGTGTGGTCAGTTTTCTTGTATATCCGGAGGCGTCGCGCCACCGGTTCGAAGGCGGGTTTGAGCGTGTCGGGAAGCGTCTCGGTCTTCCCGATGACGAGATAGCCGCCCACCGAGAGCGACTTCGAGACGGTCTTCAGAATCGGGAGTTTGTGTTCGGCGTCGATGTAGATGAAGAGGTTGCGACACACTACGAGGTCGAAGTTCGACTTCGGGTCGCCGTTGATGAGGTCGTGGCGCTCGAACGACACGAGGTTCTTGACGGGGTCGGTCACGGCGAACTGGTCGTCGTCGCGGTCGACGTACCGCTCGTACTCGTCGAGCGGTGCGAGTTGCTCGCCGATGTCGGTCGTCCGGGTGTTCTCGTAGACGCCCTGCCGGGCCGCGGCCAGAATCTCGCGGTCGATGTCGGTCGCGGTTATCTCGATGCTCGCGTCGTCGACTTCGGGGTCGTCTAGCGCGAGCATCGACAGCGAGTAGGGCTCTCGACCGTCGGAACAGGCCGCGCTCCAGAGCCGAATCCGGCCGCGCTCGTCCGAGAGCGCCCGGAGGACCTGCCGGACTTCCTCCCAGACCTCGGGGTTGCGATAGAAGCTGGTGACGTTGACCGAGAAAGCATCGAGCAGGGCCTCCTGCTCGCGCTCGTCGTCTTTCAGCAAGTCGTGGTACTCGGCGTACTCCTCGGTGTCGGTTCGGCGCATCCGCGAGGAGACCCGCCTGTCGAGATACGAGTCGTCGTAGTAACTGGTCGCGAAGCCGAGTTCGGCCTCGACGTACCCGAGCAGTCGGTCGAACGCCTCGTCGTCCGGCCTCACAGGTTCTCGACCCCCTCGTGGGTGCTCTTCACCCGAAACGTCCACGTCTTCGGGGTCAACTCGACCGACCGGCCGTAGTCGCCGCCCACGTCCTCGGCCACGACCGGCACGTCGCGGTCTGCGAGTGCGACCCGCGTCTGTTCGACGTTCCGCTTGCCGACGCCCTCGCTGACTCCCGAGAAGTCGAACATCTGGCTTCCGCCGGCGAGTTTGGCCTCTGTGCGCTCGGGGTCGCCTCCCGCGGCTTCGAGTTCGGCCAGCAGTCGCTCGACGCCGACCTCGACCGATTTGGCCGGCTTCCCCCGGTCGTCGCCGCTCGCCTCCGGGAGCATGACGTGGGCCAGTCCGGCGACTCCCGCAGTCGGGTCGGCCACGGCGACGCCGACGCAGGAGCCGAGTCCGCTGGTCGTGAGTACCGTGTCGCCCGCGGCGACTGCGAGTTCGGCGACGCCGACTCGGACGCGCTCGGGGGGTTCTTCGGCGAAGGAAGGTCGTTCTGCAGTCATCATAGTGACCCTGCTTTCGTGGTGCGTTCGGCCGTGGCGTCCGGGTCGAGGTCGTCCAGGGCCGTCCGGAGGTCGTTCTCGTCCGGGAGGGCGTATATCCCGCAGTCGAACTCCGCGTCGTCGGCCCGCAGGGTCGCGTCGAACAGGAACGCGAACGCCTGCTTGCGGCCGAGGCGCGCGACGACCGACTCGGCGACCGCCGGCCCGA
Encoded proteins:
- a CDS encoding chemotaxis protein CheD, which translates into the protein MTAERPSFAEEPPERVRVGVAELAVAAGDTVLTTSGLGSCVGVAVADPTAGVAGLAHVMLPEASGDDRGKPAKSVEVGVERLLAELEAAGGDPERTEAKLAGGSQMFDFSGVSEGVGKRNVEQTRVALADRDVPVVAEDVGGDYGRSVELTPKTWTFRVKSTHEGVENL
- a CDS encoding type II/IV secretion system ATPase subunit, with protein sequence MTEHGTAQIQDDLREVAMRRPHLRDYLKRFKQFTGEFPRLIDEPDDEWEADKPNVIYPVGGPIYCHVYGDVGQDTEYYAVEPELSGTEQELFGKVRGEILEKSVKKPAPQDEGEYDDRIEELLDDTVLVNNGNNGGGGRGNLQNVSAQQILDWIKDVSYNDFKHNVRTFSTDDIVRYVKDFTNIGTYEVSEQTYENIRYRLNRDIVGFGPLEPIMRDPANEDIHVIGPHETYVDHGTFGMLGTSVDFGSPDRFDNWLRNMGERIGDPVSDSDPIVDSTLPDGSRINIIYSDDVSLKGPSLTIRQGEGTPLSVAQITKWGTLSPKLAAYLWLCLENEQTVFVVGETASGKTTTLNCIMSFIPRDSKIYTAEDTAEVLPPHDTWQQLLTREGGGEDSTDVDMFDLVAAALRSRPDYIIVGEVRGEEGRMAFQAAQTGHPVMLTFHASDIVSMIQRFTGDPINIPETFMDNADVALFQNRVKQGDDVLRRVTSVQEIEGYSKEMGGVVTRQSFYWDPVEDEIVFQGMNNSFVLEEQIATLLGYENTRDIYKELDFRAELMERMIEENILGYHEVNETIEAFQRGGVDELPFDIHRSID
- a CDS encoding ATPase domain-containing protein, whose protein sequence is MSHDNLYSLGLEDHDRLNHELGGGVPRGSIVLIEGDYGAGKSAISQRFSYGLCETGHSVTLLSTELTIGGFIDQMHSLSYGVEDHLLDERLLFLHADVDTGGGRLTAPAEDEEGNRKELLNRLMNAEAMWQADVIVIDTFDAILRNDPKFEALIRQNEERQAALEIISFFRDLVSQGQVIVLTVDPSTVDEEAIGPFRAIADVFMELQMVEVGNDVRRNISVKRFAGMGEQVGDTIGFSVRADAGIVIESRSVA
- a CDS encoding CheR family methyltransferase gives rise to the protein MRPDDEAFDRLLGYVEAELGFATSYYDDSYLDRRVSSRMRRTDTEEYAEYHDLLKDDEREQEALLDAFSVNVTSFYRNPEVWEEVRQVLRALSDERGRIRLWSAACSDGREPYSLSMLALDDPEVDDASIEITATDIDREILAAARQGVYENTRTTDIGEQLAPLDEYERYVDRDDDQFAVTDPVKNLVSFERHDLINGDPKSNFDLVVCRNLFIYIDAEHKLPILKTVSKSLSVGGYLVIGKTETLPDTLKPAFEPVARRLRIYKKTDHTSVQ
- a CDS encoding fla cluster protein FlaF yields the protein MGFSVSGATVVLFLGIFISFGIAYTTANNGFERVNDAYEANGEDALARQNTAIDIGNASLVDRGGQRYVNVTVNNAGSTTLSVDDTDILIGGNYTNHTSSNMETLEVNGNNETDIWLPGETLHFNLSVETNPDRVKVVTGPGVADSEVV
- a CDS encoding flagellar protein G, whose amino-acid sequence is MASVSSSHLILFIASLIIAASVAGTFTQGVQRLSSALGERSVDVSGDIRTDISIISDPGSGAVYNASGNENVTVLVKNTGSRSLEAESDQIEVLVDGRYQTNVGITVLDGSAWRVGNVAKLEISQSLDADSDHRVVVIVNGDKEVLQFRT
- a CDS encoding FlaD/FlaE family flagellar protein, with product MKLIGLSDQFVHLLGTGLVGMGIMDFMDEEEGESADADGSGGGGDDDLFGDGMGGDGMGGDGMGGEMDDDFGGMDDGMGMDGEMDDWGDGGGDDEFAMGGGGSGPTQELENRIDELENEVAEISSTVGTVRSENEQISSKVDETEENVRKLLEIYEMVTRGVNPFVDDVQQGGMGAGGDALGGDGGGGFGLFDGEEEEEEEEDLSEDVADAEAESFFDDDFDEEDDFEEDGDEFGDGEDDFEDDAADDLGFESPDEALDDEGSTADDADDDGEGGQAGGSTFAELKEEYESGDADWAEEGEEAGDEPPADLDPDPEPTIETDDSEDGDFEFEEPADAQPATADPATPANSGRGGKPYLAELPNGYVSDLVVMEWLEFLVSEFGPEDAVRTIEYYSDIGWISESVEEELLAFVSGFADVESVDTEETGPATLEVDDHIQSLTFLSQLTGDAVQRKIVEHCSRIRGGRDGIQR